GGTGCTGGAAGACTCGGGCGCGGGGGTGCGTGCGGCCCGGGCGGGCGGTTTCCGGGTGCTGGGGCTGGGGGAAGCGGGACGGCTGGGAGACGCGCATTTCGTCCGGTCCTCGCTGGCAGGCGTGACGCTGGACGAGTTACTTGACGCAGGAAAGTAACCAAAAGCAGTATTTGGTCCAACTTCGTGTGAAGAGAAGATAAAAGCGTTTTTAACTTGAACAAGAGCTGGCCTCCGGTACGGCCAAGTTGACCGTACCTATTCCCGCACTCTTCTCCGGGCTGCGTCCTTATCTTGCCCGGGGAGAAGCTTTTGGCGTCTACAGATTCCCGCTCCGAGCGGGTCACGCAACTCGTCAGCCAGCGCACCGCGGAGCTGCTCTCGGCGGCCACGGTGGTCGTCGGTCCCGAGGGCCGGGTGGTGGCGTCCAGCCGCGCCGAGTGGTATGGGCAGAGCGTTGCCAGCCTCACCCTGCCCGGTGACGCGCTGCGCGTCCCCTTTCAACTGGGGCGACACGAGAACCAGGTGCTGATCCTGCCGCCCGAGGGGGGAACCCTCTCGCCCCAGCTGGCGCGCGGGGTGGTGGAGCTGGTGCTGGGGCAGGCGCTGATGGTGGACCGGCTGCCACACGGCCAGGAGCTGAAAAACACCTTTATCCACGACCTGCTGCGCGGCCTTGTTCTCGACGAGGAAACGCTGCTGCGTCAGGCCCGCATTCTGGGTATGGACCTCGGACCGCCGCGCGCGGTGATCCTGATCGATGCCTCCGCCTACCTGCTGGGGCCGGGACACGATCCGGAGCGCGTGCAGCAGCGGGCGCAACTCGTGGTGGGCAGCGTGGTGAATTTCTTTCACCTGCCCAACGACACGATCTGCGCCTACATCGGGGGCGGCGAGGTGGCGGTCCTCAAGGCCAGCGACACCAAGAACCTGGGCCGCTGGGCCGAGGAACCGGGCGACGCTGCTCCCGTGGGGCCGTCATGGGCCAACCTTGCCGCCCTCAAGCGGGCCGGAAACGCGCTGCTCGACCGGCTCCAGGCAGACCTGGGCACCCCACTCGGCATGGGCATCGGGCGATACCACCGCGGGCTGGACGGCCTGGCGCGCTCCTACCAGGATGCCCGCACCGCCCTGTCGCTGGGCACCCGCCTGAGCCGCGAGAACCGCAGCCATACCCTCGACGCGCTGGGGGTGGCGGCCTTCGTCGGCCTGGACGACGAGCCCACGAAACTCAGTCTGGCCGGGCACCTGCTCAGCCCCCTGGACGAGGAACCGGAACTGCTGGAGACCCTGGAAGCCTTTTTTACCTCAGACTGCCATCCCATCGCGGCGGCGCGGCAGCTCGGCCTGCACCGCAACACCCTGAACTACCGCCTGGACAAGATCACCTCCATGACGGGCCTGAACCCCCGGACCTTCGACCACGCGGTGCAGATTCGCCTGGCCCTGCTGATCCGGAGGCTACACAGCTGAAGCCCAATGCGAGGGGCAGGGAGGCGGCGCGCCTCCCTGCCCCTCACCCGGCCAGTTCGGCTACTGGGCGCGGTGCTGCAGGTAGTACCTGGAGCTGTAGACGTCAATTTCCAGGGGAGTCTGCAAGAGGTAGTGGTCCCGGAGCGGGCCGCCTGTGACGCGGTACACTTCCCGCTCGCCCTGCACGGTCAGCGCTTCACGTTCGGGCACCAGGTCGTTGAGGCCGAAACGGGGTGACTCGATCCGGAGCCACCAGTCCTGTGGACTGCGCCAGAACAGCGAGGTCGTGCCCAGGACCGTGTACTCGTACCGGTACAGGTTTGCTCCATCGTGCGACGTGACGGCCACCGCCTCCGGGTTACGCGTCACGGTTGCGATCCAGTTGTTCAGCTCCGCGCCGTCCACCCGCGACGGAGCCAGCAGGACCCAGGCGAGCACACCGCCCAGCACCCACGGCAGCAGGCGGACTCCCCAGCGCAGAGCGATCACCCGGGGCTCCGGCGGGGCGACGTCATGGGCCGGATTCAACTCCTGACGCAGGGTCTGCCAGCGGCGGATCGCTGGGGAAGGCAGACCCGCTCCAGCCACCATCATCTGGTCCCCCGGGGCGGTATCTGCCCCTTCCCCGGAAACCGCGGGCGCGGGGCGTTCTGCCGGTCCCCCACGCAAAAAGGGTTCCTCAATGTGCCGGTAGGACAGGGCCGCCGCACCGTAGGCCAGGAGCAGGGCGGCGCCCGAGGTCACGAGCCACTCGGAGAACGAACCGATGCCGCCGTACACGAACGAGGGGTTATGCAGGGTGCGGATCAGTTCCAGAATCAGGTAATGCCAGATGTACAGCCCGAAGGAAACCCGGGCGGTGAAGCGGAAAAAGGGGTTGTCCAGCCCCGCGGCCAGCCGGCGCGAGAACGGCAGCGTGGCCAGCATCACCGCGATGGTCAGCGGAAACGTCGGGAAGAAGTAGGGCTGTGACCCAACGCTGTGCGAGAACTCGGGGGCAGCCCGCCAGATCCAGAGCAGCCCGAGCATGGACGCGAGGGCCAGGCCCGCCAGCGCGTCGAAGCCCCAGCCCCTCACCCACCGCCGCTGCTGACCAGCGGCGATCACGCCCGCTGCGAAGATCCCCAGAATGTAGTGCCCGTACAGGCCGATGGGGTTGTAGTGCGGCATCCAGAACTTCGCGCCCCCGATCAGACCGTAGGACCAACCGCGCCCCACGTCGCCCGGCACCAGGTGCCCCAGGATCCAGCGGTGGGCCAGCAGGGTCACGATGAACACCCCGCCCCAGTACGCCAGGGCCACCCCCAGGCGGCGGCGCGGAAAGAGGGCGAACAGGCCCAGCATGCACAGGGGCATCAGGAGGTAGCACACCACTTCAAAACCGATGCTCCACAGGGGACCGTTGAGATCGGTGGGAAAGAAGGTCACCGGGTGGAAGGACGACGTGAAGGTGGCGGCGCTGACCAGCCGCACCCAGGGCATGAAGGCGTCGGGGACCAGGGCCAGCGAGAACAGGAAACTCACCGCGAGGGCGGCGTAGAACCCCGGCATGATGCGCACCGCGCGTCGCCGGACGTAGTCGCGCAGCCCCGGCGGGGCCTGTCCCGCCAGGTAACGCCGCCAGAAGGGCAGCGACAACAGCAGACCGGACAGAACGAAAAAGGCGCTCACGCCCACCTGCCCCGTCATCATGAACGCCTGCAGCTCACGCAGGGCGGGCGGTTGCGCCTGGCCGTCCAGGCGTTGCCAGAGGTGGTGCATGATGACCATCAGGCAGGCCAGGGCCCGGACGCCGTCGGCCCCTGCCAGGACGCCCTTGCGGGACGCCGCCCGGTCCTCCTGCGGCCGCACGTCCAGGCGGACGATCGCGGGTGGAGCCGCCGCGGTCAGGTTCAGCGCCCGCGTGAGGAACCGGGCCGTCAGGGCGTACACCGCCAGGGTGGGCAGGGTCGCCACCGCCACCCCAAACAGGAAGGCGTTCTGGCCGCTGCCGTCCGCACGCACCACCGTGCTCAGCGCCTGCAACACCGACTGCGTTTCTGGAGTGCGCAGCACCGCCAGGGCGCTCATGGTGTTGTTCCACGTGGCGATAAAGGTGATCAGGCCAGTGGTGACGAGGACAGGCAGGGTCAGCGGCAGGGCCATCCGCCGGAAGATCAGCGCGTCGCCCGCACCGTCGATGCGCGCCGCTTCCACAACACTTTTAGGCACCGCGCCCCTCATGTACTGGGTGACCAGAAACACCCCGAAGGCATTGGCGGCGGCGGGCAGCCAGATGGCGCGGGCCTGATCGACCCAGCCGAACACCGTGGCGATCATGGCGGTGGGAATCAGGTTGAGCAGGGACGGAAACAGCATGATCCCCAGCACGCTCAGGTAGAGCGGGCGGCGGTACCGAAAATCCAGCAGCGCAAAGGCGTATCCCGCCAGGCCGGAAGTGACCAGCGCTCCCAGCCCCGCGAGCAGACTGATGTAGGTGCTGTTCCAGACGGTGCGCCAGAACTCCGGCACCCGCTCCAGCAGGTCCCGGTAATTCGCTCCCAGTTCCTGCCCGACGGCGAGGGGCGGAGAACCCGCCGTGCGCGTGGCGTTCAGTACAACCGCCAGGATGGGCAGCGCCGCGAGGGCCACCGCCAGCACCAGCACCAGCTTCAGGACCACCAGGGCGGGCGTTCCCAGATGCAGCGGGCCGTCGTCCCGCTCCCCCTGGGCCGAGACGTCCAGGGACGTGAAGTTGCGCCCCACCCAGAAGTACGCCAGCAGCACCACCAGCAGCATGGCCGCGAACAGGACCCACGTCTGCGCCGAGGCCAGGCCGAAATCCATGTCGAAGAAGGCGGTGTGAAAGGCGTAGGCGGGCACGTTCGTGGAGCGGATGTCTGAAAAGCCCGTTGGCAGGGTGTTGGACTGCACCCCGGCCAGGAAACTCATGGTGAACGCCACGAAGATCATCGGCCGCAAGAGGGGCAGGGCGATAAAGCGGAACTGCCGCCAGAGGTTCGCGCCGTCCACCTGCGCCGCCTCGTACAGGCTGCGGGGAATGGTACCCAGCGCCATCAGGTACAGCAGCACGTTCCAGCCCAGGCCACTCCACAAGGCCTGGAAGGCCCCGAAGGGCACGCCACTGTCCTCACCCGGCAGCAGGGCACGCAGGAACGGAACGCTCCGCAGCAGGTCCAGCAGAGCGTCCACAGGGCCCCAGATCAGCAGGAAGGCGAGGCCGAGCGCGCCGCCCGCCGCCAGGGGTGAGGTGATGTAGGGCAGAAACAGCAGTGGACCCAGCAGGCCCTGCCACCGCTTGAACGCCAGGTGAATCCCGAAGGCCAGGGGCAGCGCCAGCAGGTGCTGGGGCACCGCGGCAGCCAGCCCCGTACTCAGCGAGCGCCACAGCGCGGGCCAGAAGAAAGGGTCGGTCAGGACGTTGTGAAAGGCCCACAGGCCGTCCCAGCGGATGTACCCCAGGCCGGACGCCGGGTTCCACTCGCAAAAAGCGATGTAGAGCGAGAACAGCAGCGGAAACAGCCCGAAGGACAACAGGAGGGCAAAAAAAGGCCCAACGAAGAAATAGGGCGACCATGCCGCCCGGCCCAGGCCCTTCTTGGGCCGGGTCCGGGTCAGCGGCGGAACGGGTTTGAGCGTCGTCATGCCTTTACCTGTTCAGGCCAGGGGGAGGGGAAGCGGGGCCCACGCTGCCCCGGCCACCCCCTCCCCTGGCCCTGCTGCTCAGGAACCGCCGGTGACCCGCTGGTTGCCAACCTGAACTTCGGCACCAGCCGGGAAGCGGCCCGCGGGAACGGTGAGCGTGACCGTGCGGGTCTCGCCCGGCTGAAGGACGGTGCGGGCGAAGGCGGCCAGTTTCGGTGGGGTGGTCGCCCCGGTGGCGCGGGCGAAGGCGAGCACCGTGTGGGCGCCCGGGACCTTCCCGGTGTTGCTGACCTTCACCGTGATGCGGCCGTCCGCGAAGGTCAGCCCGCTGTAGGCGAAGGTGGTGTAGCTCAGGCCATGGCCGAAGGGGTAAAGCGGGGCGCCGGCCGCAGAGGGAGCGTCGTAGGAACCAGGCACCTGCGCCAGGGTCTTCGGCCACGTAAAGGGCAGACGGCCACTGGGGTTGGTGTTGCCGTACAACACGTCGGCGACCGCGCGTCCACCTTCGCTGCCCGGCAGGTACGCCATGACCAGCGCGGCCAGCCGGCTGCGTACCTCCTCCGGCAGGATCAGGGGACGGGCCGCGAGCAAGACGGCCACCACGGGCTTACCCGTCGCCACGGCGTCCCGCAGCAGGGCCAGATCCCCCTCGGGCAGGGCCAGTTTGGGATTGTCGGCCTCGCCCTCGGCGTGGGGCGGCTCACCCACGGTCACGACGATGACGTCCGCCGAGGGCTTGGAGGGAACGGCAGAACTGTAGCTCAGGCGGCTTCCCCTGGGAACAACCTGTTTCATGCCGTCCAGCACGGTCACGGCGCGGGTGTCCTCGCTGGCGGGCAGCCCCTGCCAGCCGATGGTCCAGCCGCCCAGTTGCGAGCGGGGATCGCGCGCGCGCTCTCCGACCACCAGCACGTTTTTCGCTGATCCGCCGAGGGGAAGGGTCCGGCCGTTGGTGGCGAGCAGCGTGATGGACTCGCGGGCCGCGCGCAGGGCGAGGTCCTGTCCAGCCTTCACGGCCGGGGTTGCCCCCGCCGGGTCCGCGTAGGGCTTCTCAAACAGACCCAGGCGGAACTTCAGCGCCAGGACGTGTCCAGCGGCCTCGTTGACGCGCGCCTCGGAGATCTCCCCGGCCTGGACGAGGTCCAGCACCGCACCCGTGAAACCCTCAGCGTCGTGGGGCACCATCGACACGTCTACCCCGGCGTTGATTGCCTGATGCACGGCCTCACGGTAGGTGGGGACGTACTTGTGGACGGTCTGGAGGCGCTTGATGTCCTCCCAGTCGGAGATGGTCACGCCGCCAAAGCCGAGTTCCTTGCGGAGAATCTGGGTCAGGAGCGGTGCGGAGGCGTGGGCGGGCACTCCGTTTACCGAGCCGCTGTTGACCATCACCGTGGCGGCCCCGGCCGTCAGGCCAGCCTGGAAGGAGGGCAGGTGTATCTCGCGCAGTTCGGCGTTTGAGATGCGCGCGTCGGCGCGGTCCTTGCCCCCGATCGGCGCGCCGTACCCCGTAAAGTGCTTGAGGGTGGTGGCCACCGAATTGGGCCCGAGCGCGTCGCCCTGCTGGCCGCGAACGCTGGCGGCCACCATTTCCCCGGCGAGCAGGGGGTCCTCGCCCCACGTCTCGTAGAACCGCCCCCAGCGGGGGTCACGGCCCATATCGGCGTCCGGAGCGAAATTCCAGGTGATGCCCGTGGCGCGCAGGGCGCGGGCAGTCACTTCCCCGATGCGCCGGGTGAGCTCCGGGTCGAAGGTCGCGCCCAACCCCAGGTTGTGGGGGAACATGGTGGCGTTCAGGACGCTGTTGTGGCCGTGTACGGCGTCGATCCCATACAGGATGGGAATCTTCAGCCGAGAATGCTCAATGGCGTAGCGCTGCAGGTCGTTCGTCACCTGCACCCACGTCTCCGGCGTATTGGGCACGGGCGCGGCGCCGCCACTGCTCAGCAGCGAGCCGACGTGTTGATCGGCCAGAATCTTTTCCATCCAGGTGGGGTTGAGGGGCCCGCGGTCCCATTCGTCTTGCCCCATCAGGCGAAGCACGTCAATCTGCGTGAGCTGCCCGACTTTCTCTGGCAGGGTCATGCGGCCCAGCAGGTCCTCTACCCGGTCCTCCACCGGCAGGGCGGGGTTGAGGTACGGCGCGGACTGGGCAAGGGCACGGGGCGCGGTGCTGAGCAGCAGGGCGGTGAGCAACAAAGTTCGCAAAGGGAACGCTCCTCTCAGGTGGTGACGGGCGGGGACAACGGAAAACCGGGCCTGCGGCTGGGCCGCGCCGCAACGGCGCTCCAGCACAGGCCCGGCAAGGGGGCGGTCAGTCGTCGCCGCTGACGAGCTGGCCCTCGGGCTGACCGGTCAGCAGGCCCTGATACCAGCGGGCGCTGTCTTTGAGGGTGCGCTGCTGGGTGGCGTAGTCCACGTACACCAGGCCGAAGCGCTTGTCGTAGCCGTGGGCCCATTCGAAGTTGTCCATCAGGCTCCAGGCAAAGTACCCGTCGACAGACACGCCCTGGCGCACGGCCTCGGCCACTGCCCCGAGATGCTGCTGGAAGTACCGGACGCGCTCGGGGTCATGGACCTCCTGGCCCGAGAGGCGGTCCGGGTACGCGGCGCCGTTCTCGGTGATGTAGATGGGCGGCAGCGTGTAGTCGTCTTTCAGCCGCACAAGCAGGTCGGTCAGTCCCTGCGGGTACACTTCCCAGCCCATGTGGGTGTAGCTGGACTCGGCGGGTTTCACGTTGCCGGACGCCCCGTTTACGCTGCGGCTGTAGTAGTTCACGCCGAGGAAATCGATGGGCTGCGCGATGCGGGCCAGATCGCCGTCCTGCACCTCCGGAACGTTTTCGCCGTACGCCTCCCACATATCGGCCGGGTACTCGGCGCGGAAAATGGGATCGAGGAACCAGCGGTTGAAGTACCCGTCTGCGAAGCGGGCGGCCGCCACGTCCTCGGGGCGGTCCGAGGCGGGGTAGGCGGGCTGAAGGTTGAGCACGATGCCCAGACCCGTGCTCGGCACGACGTCCCGCATGGCCGCGATGGCCTCTCCGTGGCCGAGCATCAGGTGGTGCGCGGCGGCGAGGGCCAGCCGGCGGTCACGCAGCCCGGGTGCGTGCTCCCCGATCTCGTAGCTCAGCAGCGAGCTGCACCACGGCTCGTTGAGGGTGGCGTAGCTCTTGACGCGCTCGCCGAGGCGCTCAGCCACCACACGGGCGTACTCCGCGAAGCGGTAGGCGGTGTCGCGGTTGGCCCAGCCGCCCACATCCTGCAGGGTCTGCGGCAGGTCCCAGTGGTACAGGGTGGCGTAGGGCTGCAGCCCGCGCTCCAGCATGCCGTCCACCAGGCGCTCGTAGAAGTCGAGCCCCGCAGGGTTGATGGCCCCCTTGCCGTCCGGCTGAATGCGCGGCCAGGCAATCGAGAAGCGGTAGGCCTGCGCACCCAGGCCGCGAATCAGGTCGAGGTCCGCGGGCCAGCGGTGGTAGTGGTCGCAGGCCACGTCGCCATTGCTGCCGTCCAGGATGCGGCCGGGTTCGCGGCAGAAGGTGTCCCAGATCGAGGGGCCGCGGCCGCCCTCATGCGCGGCCCCCTCGATCTGGTACGAGGATGTGGCGACGCCGAAGATGAAGTGGTCGGGAAAGTCCTTGCGGGTCAGGGTCATGGTGGTTCAGTCCTCACTGGGATATGGAAGGGGATGACGGGAGGTGCTTACGGCAGGCGCTTGTAGACGAGGCGCGTCATGGAACGTCCCGGAAGGTCTACAGCGGGGCCGAGTCTTTGCCGGATGAGGTCCGCCTCGTCCTGCACCGTCTTTTCGGTAAAGGTTTTGGCACCGATCAAGGTCAGGCCAGGCAGGGTGGTGGCGAGCGTTCGCGGAGCGGTGGCCGTGTTCGTGACGAGGAGGGTCAGCAGCGCGCCCTCCTGCGCCGCATGGGCCCACAGCGCGGCGTCGCTGCTCTGAACGGGCAGCGCGGTGCCCCGGAAGTGGCGAAGCTGCTGAAACGCGTACAGGGTGGGACGCGGCACGCCCGCCCGGTCCACCAGGCCGTGGCTGCCCGCGGCGATGATGGCGAAGTAGCTGGAGAGCTGCACACCCGCTTCGGCCAGGCGCAGCGAGGTCTCGGCCGTCCACAGGGCGTTGACCTGATCGGCCAGGTGACGCGCCCGCCCCGATTTCCAGGAGAGGCTGAACTCGGTGACCCCCAGCTCGACCTGACGCGCATGGCCCAGGGGGTTGCGCGCGGGATCGCTCCACAGGTCCCGCACGGCCTGGACGTGCCCGGTCACCTCGGCAGCGGTGGCGAGGGCCGCCTCGTCGGTCGCCGTGCCGTCCGTCGGGTACTCGTGCCAGGTCAGCAGGTCCACCACGTCGCCGCAGCTCTTCACGAACCCCTGAAGGTAGGTCATGGCCGGTCCCGCGCCTTTGGACACGGCCGGACCGGCGAAGCGGGCGCTGGGATCGACTTTGAGAATCGCTTCCCGCTGGGCGCGGAAGGTCTGGCAGTACTTCTCGGGCGTCCAGGAAGGATCGCCCCGGTTGGTGGCGTAGAGGTCCGGCTCATTTCCGATTTCCCAGTACGCCACGTTCAGGCCGATGTCGCGGGCTTCTCTCGCCGCCTGCGCGGCGTCTTCGGGCTTGTTGCGGGCGTCCGTGCGGGTGGCGAAGACGCGGGTCTGGACGATGCCCGCCGTCCCTTTGCCCGTCACGGCCAGGCTGGACTTGAAGTACTCCAGGCCCTGACGGGCCAGGTCGTTCTCGTCGCCCACGTTTCCACCGGGGTACCGCAGCGAGGTGGGGGCCACCGATTTCACCGCGTCGATGGCCTCGACCAGGGGCATCTGCCAGCTGAAGTTGAAGCCGCTGATGGCCAGGGGCGGGATGGGCGTACCCGACGTTCCCAGAGTCAGGGTGGCGGGGGCAGCGGCGGCACCCGTGAGCGCCAGGGCCGACAGACCGCAGGAGATCAGGAGCCGCCGCCGCATCTCAGCCCTTCGTCGATCCGGCCGTC
This is a stretch of genomic DNA from Deinococcus hopiensis KR-140. It encodes these proteins:
- a CDS encoding glycoside hydrolase family 3 N-terminal domain-containing protein, with the translated sequence MRTLLLTALLLSTAPRALAQSAPYLNPALPVEDRVEDLLGRMTLPEKVGQLTQIDVLRLMGQDEWDRGPLNPTWMEKILADQHVGSLLSSGGAAPVPNTPETWVQVTNDLQRYAIEHSRLKIPILYGIDAVHGHNSVLNATMFPHNLGLGATFDPELTRRIGEVTARALRATGITWNFAPDADMGRDPRWGRFYETWGEDPLLAGEMVAASVRGQQGDALGPNSVATTLKHFTGYGAPIGGKDRADARISNAELREIHLPSFQAGLTAGAATVMVNSGSVNGVPAHASAPLLTQILRKELGFGGVTISDWEDIKRLQTVHKYVPTYREAVHQAINAGVDVSMVPHDAEGFTGAVLDLVQAGEISEARVNEAAGHVLALKFRLGLFEKPYADPAGATPAVKAGQDLALRAARESITLLATNGRTLPLGGSAKNVLVVGERARDPRSQLGGWTIGWQGLPASEDTRAVTVLDGMKQVVPRGSRLSYSSAVPSKPSADVIVVTVGEPPHAEGEADNPKLALPEGDLALLRDAVATGKPVVAVLLAARPLILPEEVRSRLAALVMAYLPGSEGGRAVADVLYGNTNPSGRLPFTWPKTLAQVPGSYDAPSAAGAPLYPFGHGLSYTTFAYSGLTFADGRITVKVSNTGKVPGAHTVLAFARATGATTPPKLAAFARTVLQPGETRTVTLTVPAGRFPAGAEVQVGNQRVTGGS
- a CDS encoding GH1 family beta-glucosidase, producing MTLTRKDFPDHFIFGVATSSYQIEGAAHEGGRGPSIWDTFCREPGRILDGSNGDVACDHYHRWPADLDLIRGLGAQAYRFSIAWPRIQPDGKGAINPAGLDFYERLVDGMLERGLQPYATLYHWDLPQTLQDVGGWANRDTAYRFAEYARVVAERLGERVKSYATLNEPWCSSLLSYEIGEHAPGLRDRRLALAAAHHLMLGHGEAIAAMRDVVPSTGLGIVLNLQPAYPASDRPEDVAAARFADGYFNRWFLDPIFRAEYPADMWEAYGENVPEVQDGDLARIAQPIDFLGVNYYSRSVNGASGNVKPAESSYTHMGWEVYPQGLTDLLVRLKDDYTLPPIYITENGAAYPDRLSGQEVHDPERVRYFQQHLGAVAEAVRQGVSVDGYFAWSLMDNFEWAHGYDKRFGLVYVDYATQQRTLKDSARWYQGLLTGQPEGQLVSGDD
- a CDS encoding PucR family transcriptional regulator; amino-acid sequence: MASTDSRSERVTQLVSQRTAELLSAATVVVGPEGRVVASSRAEWYGQSVASLTLPGDALRVPFQLGRHENQVLILPPEGGTLSPQLARGVVELVLGQALMVDRLPHGQELKNTFIHDLLRGLVLDEETLLRQARILGMDLGPPRAVILIDASAYLLGPGHDPERVQQRAQLVVGSVVNFFHLPNDTICAYIGGGEVAVLKASDTKNLGRWAEEPGDAAPVGPSWANLAALKRAGNALLDRLQADLGTPLGMGIGRYHRGLDGLARSYQDARTALSLGTRLSRENRSHTLDALGVAAFVGLDDEPTKLSLAGHLLSPLDEEPELLETLEAFFTSDCHPIAAARQLGLHRNTLNYRLDKITSMTGLNPRTFDHAVQIRLALLIRRLHS
- a CDS encoding acyltransferase family protein: MTTLKPVPPLTRTRPKKGLGRAAWSPYFFVGPFFALLLSFGLFPLLFSLYIAFCEWNPASGLGYIRWDGLWAFHNVLTDPFFWPALWRSLSTGLAAAVPQHLLALPLAFGIHLAFKRWQGLLGPLLFLPYITSPLAAGGALGLAFLLIWGPVDALLDLLRSVPFLRALLPGEDSGVPFGAFQALWSGLGWNVLLYLMALGTIPRSLYEAAQVDGANLWRQFRFIALPLLRPMIFVAFTMSFLAGVQSNTLPTGFSDIRSTNVPAYAFHTAFFDMDFGLASAQTWVLFAAMLLVVLLAYFWVGRNFTSLDVSAQGERDDGPLHLGTPALVVLKLVLVLAVALAALPILAVVLNATRTAGSPPLAVGQELGANYRDLLERVPEFWRTVWNSTYISLLAGLGALVTSGLAGYAFALLDFRYRRPLYLSVLGIMLFPSLLNLIPTAMIATVFGWVDQARAIWLPAAANAFGVFLVTQYMRGAVPKSVVEAARIDGAGDALIFRRMALPLTLPVLVTTGLITFIATWNNTMSALAVLRTPETQSVLQALSTVVRADGSGQNAFLFGVAVATLPTLAVYALTARFLTRALNLTAAAPPAIVRLDVRPQEDRAASRKGVLAGADGVRALACLMVIMHHLWQRLDGQAQPPALRELQAFMMTGQVGVSAFFVLSGLLLSLPFWRRYLAGQAPPGLRDYVRRRAVRIMPGFYAALAVSFLFSLALVPDAFMPWVRLVSAATFTSSFHPVTFFPTDLNGPLWSIGFEVVCYLLMPLCMLGLFALFPRRRLGVALAYWGGVFIVTLLAHRWILGHLVPGDVGRGWSYGLIGGAKFWMPHYNPIGLYGHYILGIFAAGVIAAGQQRRWVRGWGFDALAGLALASMLGLLWIWRAAPEFSHSVGSQPYFFPTFPLTIAVMLATLPFSRRLAAGLDNPFFRFTARVSFGLYIWHYLILELIRTLHNPSFVYGGIGSFSEWLVTSGAALLLAYGAAALSYRHIEEPFLRGGPAERPAPAVSGEGADTAPGDQMMVAGAGLPSPAIRRWQTLRQELNPAHDVAPPEPRVIALRWGVRLLPWVLGGVLAWVLLAPSRVDGAELNNWIATVTRNPEAVAVTSHDGANLYRYEYTVLGTTSLFWRSPQDWWLRIESPRFGLNDLVPEREALTVQGEREVYRVTGGPLRDHYLLQTPLEIDVYSSRYYLQHRAQ
- a CDS encoding GH39 family glycosyl hydrolase; the protein is MRRRLLISCGLSALALTGAAAAPATLTLGTSGTPIPPLAISGFNFSWQMPLVEAIDAVKSVAPTSLRYPGGNVGDENDLARQGLEYFKSSLAVTGKGTAGIVQTRVFATRTDARNKPEDAAQAAREARDIGLNVAYWEIGNEPDLYATNRGDPSWTPEKYCQTFRAQREAILKVDPSARFAGPAVSKGAGPAMTYLQGFVKSCGDVVDLLTWHEYPTDGTATDEAALATAAEVTGHVQAVRDLWSDPARNPLGHARQVELGVTEFSLSWKSGRARHLADQVNALWTAETSLRLAEAGVQLSSYFAIIAAGSHGLVDRAGVPRPTLYAFQQLRHFRGTALPVQSSDAALWAHAAQEGALLTLLVTNTATAPRTLATTLPGLTLIGAKTFTEKTVQDEADLIRQRLGPAVDLPGRSMTRLVYKRLP